A genomic region of Cytobacillus sp. IB215665 contains the following coding sequences:
- a CDS encoding alpha/beta hydrolase: MRDYIKFKTNLKQEKYYKSYVESLSLWKVPLESYYVSTEQGETHIVSCGIEDGEPLVLIHAMGCSSTMWYPNIQELSKHFKIYAVDYFGDLNKSVPKNYPSKIEECTMWFEQVLDCLHIEKCYLAGLSYGGFLSAQFSLFIPQRIKKMVLMNPAGTFAQIYSLFIIRILTLAKFPYHFVVKNFMNWLLVEKKTLDDLFVSQFHAGFKHGMMKGKIPPFVINDEELRKIEVPTLLLLGEGEVICDVRKAYQRASNLVENIQVELVPEAGHLLSLEKPEFVNEQMIKFLVNH; the protein is encoded by the coding sequence TTGAGAGATTATATTAAATTTAAAACCAACCTGAAGCAAGAAAAATACTATAAAAGCTATGTAGAAAGTTTATCACTTTGGAAGGTTCCTTTAGAATCTTACTATGTATCAACTGAGCAAGGTGAAACACATATTGTTTCGTGTGGGATTGAAGATGGTGAACCCCTAGTTTTAATACATGCGATGGGTTGCAGTTCCACAATGTGGTATCCGAATATTCAAGAGTTGAGCAAGCACTTTAAAATTTACGCAGTTGACTATTTTGGGGACCTTAATAAAAGTGTTCCTAAAAACTATCCATCAAAAATTGAAGAATGTACTATGTGGTTTGAGCAGGTTTTGGATTGTTTACATATAGAAAAATGTTATTTGGCAGGGTTATCCTATGGTGGATTTTTATCTGCTCAATTCTCTCTATTCATTCCACAAAGAATAAAAAAGATGGTATTAATGAATCCAGCTGGGACGTTCGCCCAAATTTATTCTCTATTTATTATACGAATCTTAACCTTGGCTAAATTTCCTTATCACTTTGTAGTAAAGAATTTCATGAATTGGTTGTTGGTTGAGAAAAAGACATTGGATGATCTTTTTGTATCTCAATTTCATGCTGGATTTAAACATGGTATGATGAAAGGTAAGATCCCTCCTTTTGTTATAAATGATGAAGAATTAAGAAAAATAGAGGTACCTACTCTATTGTTGTTAGGAGAAGGAGAAGTTATTTGTGATGTGCGAAAAGCCTATCAAAGAGCATCTAATTTAGTGGAAAATATTCAAGTTGAACTTGTTCCAGAAGCAGGACATCTATTAAGCTTAGAAAAACCTGAATTTGTAAATGAACAGATGATTAAGTTTTTAGTTAACCATTGA
- a CDS encoding helix-turn-helix transcriptional regulator, with protein sequence MTFSEKLFKLRKEKGLSQEALAEELSTTRQAVSKWENGQGYPEIEKLLMLGNIFDVSIDYLLKDNVEHSKEKEKGYYVSKEMAEGYLLSQGKAYKYFAIGLSLLILSTIPYFVFKQDPLIFTVLISLLAVFGIGAITASFMEGNRYAILQKKALTFDQNYIKELKVRYEDVKKKNTSLMIVGVCFIVAGGISFFLVKKEFVASDVLMPYYPIFITLIAIGVYILIRIISKIDSYRILVENEEHINRLNNKLLKKVSRKLDNSL encoded by the coding sequence ATGACATTTAGTGAAAAACTGTTTAAATTAAGAAAAGAAAAAGGCTTATCTCAAGAAGCCTTAGCTGAGGAATTAAGCACTACAAGGCAGGCTGTTAGTAAATGGGAAAACGGGCAAGGTTATCCCGAAATCGAAAAACTACTAATGCTTGGGAATATTTTCGATGTGTCAATTGATTATTTGCTAAAAGATAATGTTGAACACAGTAAAGAAAAGGAAAAGGGATATTATGTAAGCAAAGAAATGGCAGAAGGGTATCTTCTATCTCAAGGTAAAGCTTATAAATATTTTGCCATAGGACTTAGCCTTCTTATTCTTTCAACAATACCTTATTTCGTTTTTAAACAAGATCCTTTAATCTTTACCGTCCTAATTAGTCTTCTTGCTGTATTTGGGATTGGAGCAATTACAGCAAGTTTTATGGAAGGAAATCGATATGCAATACTTCAGAAAAAAGCTTTAACATTTGATCAAAACTATATTAAAGAATTGAAAGTTAGATACGAAGATGTTAAGAAAAAGAATACCTCATTAATGATAGTTGGAGTTTGTTTTATTGTAGCAGGTGGGATATCCTTTTTTTTAGTAAAAAAAGAATTTGTGGCTTCAGATGTTCTAATGCCTTACTATCCAATATTCATAACTTTAATTGCCATTGGTGTCTACATATTAATTCGTATAATATCGAAAATAGATTCATATAGAATATTGGTTGAAAATGAGGAACATATTAATCGTTTAAATAATAAGCTGTTGAAAAAAGTGAGCAGGAAATTAGATAACAGTTTATAG
- a CDS encoding aminoglycoside phosphotransferase family protein, with protein sequence MELQDHFVKTVHLYFKEEGAAWLQRLPELIRDCEQKWHLKIKEPFTLSINYVASAIMNDEREVVVKICIPGEGFLDEIEALTLFGGKGMVQLIDFDKDKGIMIMEKISPGHTLAEIEDDARACRLAANVIKKLSIRAPKETRIASTLGREEKLRNLIKEHPEGFGPISQHTLEVALKVFTYLNRTIEQHFLLHGDFHHYNVLSFTDEIWTAIDPKGLVGEIEYDLIQFLLNKLPDQNAYAVVAKRVDILTQELKLNKERLLLWGYCHTVLATSWTVDDDGTYDNKFYQAIDIFHKLYEANYGMEIEALKYVN encoded by the coding sequence ATGGAATTACAAGATCACTTTGTTAAAACAGTTCATTTATATTTTAAAGAAGAAGGAGCAGCTTGGTTACAAAGGCTACCTGAATTAATTCGTGATTGCGAGCAAAAGTGGCATTTGAAGATAAAAGAACCTTTTACCCTTTCGATAAATTACGTTGCCTCTGCAATTATGAATGATGAGAGGGAAGTAGTAGTGAAAATTTGCATTCCAGGAGAAGGTTTTCTTGATGAGATTGAAGCGTTAACGTTATTCGGTGGCAAAGGCATGGTTCAACTAATCGATTTCGACAAAGACAAAGGAATAATGATAATGGAAAAAATCTCACCTGGACACACTTTAGCAGAAATTGAAGATGATGCAAGAGCTTGTCGACTAGCCGCTAACGTAATCAAAAAGCTATCTATACGTGCTCCAAAGGAAACTAGAATCGCATCAACACTTGGTAGAGAAGAAAAGCTTCGGAACCTGATAAAAGAACACCCAGAAGGATTTGGCCCTATTTCGCAACATACACTAGAAGTAGCTTTGAAAGTTTTTACATATTTAAATCGAACGATAGAACAACACTTTCTCCTTCATGGAGATTTTCATCATTACAATGTTCTATCATTTACAGATGAAATATGGACAGCAATTGATCCTAAAGGGTTAGTCGGTGAAATCGAATATGATTTAATTCAATTTCTGCTAAATAAATTACCTGACCAAAACGCTTACGCCGTAGTAGCAAAAAGAGTTGATATTCTTACGCAGGAATTGAAGCTTAATAAAGAACGCTTACTGCTCTGGGGCTACTGTCATACCGTGTTAGCTACTTCATGGACAGTTGATGATGATGGAACTTATGACAATAAATTTTATCAAGCAATAGACATATTTCACAAGCTGTATGAAGCTAATTATGGAATGGAAATTGAAGCATTAAAATATGTAAACTAA
- a CDS encoding class I SAM-dependent methyltransferase: MKGYWDERFSKGKIWGELPSNTVEAATKLFLNNGVKTVLVPGAGYGRNSKALATTFKVDAIELSQQAIATAKEQDKQTTYIEGSVFDLPIPHKKYDGIYCYNLLHLFLLSERVTFIQKCIDQLAEDGMIFLTCFSNKDTSYGQGVEVEKDTFEYKPGKVAHFFSEEDLLNHFKHAEVIQTGSIDEKLVYIDQTERTYKLRYIIAKK; this comes from the coding sequence ATGAAAGGTTATTGGGATGAACGTTTTAGTAAAGGAAAGATATGGGGAGAACTGCCAAGTAATACAGTAGAGGCTGCTACTAAACTTTTCTTGAACAATGGTGTAAAAACTGTTTTAGTACCAGGCGCAGGCTATGGAAGAAATTCGAAAGCACTTGCGACTACTTTTAAAGTGGATGCAATAGAACTTTCACAGCAAGCTATTGCTACTGCTAAAGAACAGGATAAGCAGACGACGTATATTGAAGGGTCAGTATTCGATCTACCTATTCCTCATAAAAAATATGATGGGATTTATTGTTATAATCTATTGCACTTGTTTTTGTTATCTGAAAGAGTGACATTTATTCAGAAGTGTATTGATCAGTTAGCTGAAGATGGAATGATTTTTTTAACCTGTTTTTCGAACAAAGATACTTCTTATGGTCAAGGTGTTGAGGTAGAAAAGGACACATTTGAATATAAGCCAGGAAAAGTCGCTCATTTTTTTAGTGAGGAAGACTTATTGAACCATTTCAAACATGCTGAAGTCATTCAAACAGGCTCAATAGATGAAAAGTTAGTGTATATAGATCAAACCGAAAGAACTTACAAGCTAAGATATATCATAGCTAAAAAATAG
- the abc-f gene encoding ribosomal protection-like ABC-F family protein translates to MLLLDANQIEKSYGDRTILNIQQLQVFNGEKIGVVGKNGEGKSTLLKILVEQLEPDSGIVNVYCPIAYIPQLEDLEVSDIPQKLNGHWRIPKERKQFLSGGEETRKKIASALSANAKLIVADEPTSHLDVEGIQQFERELKAFAGSVIIISHDQQLLNQVCTTIWELDKGKVHCYDGNYEAYLEQKKHLKDRQQFEYEQYVKEKQRLEQAAVERSQKSKSLKKAPSRMGNSEARLHKRSVGQKKAKLDKGVHALRSRIDQLEKKEKPKQEEDITFDISQFKKIHSKRAIAFNEVSVKMGNRLLFSDLNGAIKPGARVAIIGRNGVGKTTLLNMIATRHDDISIAKPASIGYFHQKLDSLDEHKTILENVKESSHYSEQFIRTVLSRLRFKRENVHKKVSMLSGGERVKTELVKVFLGDYNVLLLDEPTNYLDLQTKEALQMVLTSYPGTILFVTHDRYFVQELATHILQIEHDKGVLKDKLLESNDSVEHQQEETNLLAVEMELTEVVSRLSLITNEDEKQMLEARFSNLLAQKKQLVNKKSRK, encoded by the coding sequence ATGCTATTGTTAGATGCGAATCAAATTGAAAAGTCTTATGGAGACCGTACGATATTAAATATTCAACAATTACAAGTGTTTAATGGTGAAAAAATAGGGGTTGTCGGTAAAAATGGGGAAGGGAAATCTACGTTATTGAAAATTTTAGTGGAACAACTTGAGCCAGATAGTGGAATTGTCAACGTATATTGTCCGATTGCTTATATACCGCAGCTTGAAGATCTCGAAGTTAGCGATATTCCTCAAAAATTGAATGGTCATTGGAGAATTCCTAAAGAAAGGAAGCAATTTTTAAGTGGGGGAGAAGAAACGAGAAAGAAAATAGCATCAGCTTTGTCTGCAAATGCTAAATTAATCGTTGCTGACGAGCCAACAAGTCATTTAGATGTAGAAGGAATACAACAATTTGAAAGAGAGTTAAAAGCATTTGCTGGAAGTGTCATTATTATTTCTCATGATCAACAACTTCTTAATCAAGTTTGTACCACGATCTGGGAATTGGATAAAGGAAAGGTACATTGCTATGATGGCAACTATGAAGCATATCTTGAGCAAAAGAAACATTTGAAAGATAGACAGCAGTTTGAGTACGAGCAATATGTGAAGGAGAAACAACGTCTAGAACAAGCTGCAGTAGAAAGAAGCCAAAAGTCAAAATCATTGAAAAAAGCACCAAGCCGCATGGGTAATTCTGAAGCGAGATTGCATAAAAGAAGTGTTGGTCAAAAGAAAGCGAAATTAGATAAAGGTGTCCACGCACTTAGATCGAGAATTGATCAACTTGAGAAAAAGGAAAAACCAAAGCAAGAAGAAGATATCACCTTTGACATTAGTCAGTTTAAGAAAATTCATAGCAAAAGGGCAATTGCATTTAATGAAGTAAGTGTAAAAATGGGAAATCGTTTGTTATTTAGTGACTTAAACGGTGCCATTAAACCAGGGGCAAGAGTTGCTATAATTGGAAGAAACGGTGTAGGCAAAACAACATTATTAAATATGATAGCAACAAGGCATGATGATATTTCTATTGCTAAACCTGCTTCCATAGGATATTTCCATCAAAAATTAGATAGTCTAGATGAGCATAAAACGATCTTAGAAAATGTAAAAGAATCCAGTCATTATTCAGAGCAATTTATTAGAACTGTGTTATCGAGGCTACGATTTAAACGGGAAAATGTCCATAAAAAAGTTTCCATGTTAAGTGGAGGAGAACGGGTAAAAACTGAATTAGTAAAAGTCTTTTTAGGAGATTATAATGTTCTGTTATTAGATGAACCGACCAATTACCTTGACCTTCAAACAAAAGAAGCGTTACAAATGGTGTTAACATCTTATCCAGGAACAATTTTGTTTGTAACTCATGATCGTTATTTCGTCCAAGAATTGGCGACACATATTTTACAAATTGAGCATGACAAAGGTGTTTTGAAAGATAAATTATTAGAGTCAAATGATTCTGTTGAACACCAACAAGAAGAAACGAATTTGTTAGCGGTTGAAATGGAGTTAACAGAGGTGGTAAGTAGATTATCACTAATCACAAATGAAGATGAAAAACAAATGCTTGAAGCTAGGTTTTCGAATTTACTAGCACAAAAGAAGCAGTTAGTGAATAAGAAATCTCGAAAATAG